One window from the genome of Salvia miltiorrhiza cultivar Shanhuang (shh) chromosome 7, IMPLAD_Smil_shh, whole genome shotgun sequence encodes:
- the LOC130994829 gene encoding AT-rich interactive domain-containing protein 2-like isoform X1 — translation MVKLRDGSGGGGNFDDGNDIKTFRFAFDLNFQIEKYRFDSCKQRLKSLFDQVVVAFLRDKSAGKFHRPIPAFCGDGQQVDLFKLFWLVRKFGGYDAVSRNNLWGFISEECGLGCGAIASLKLVYMNYLNELDRWLQQVFSKRVLEDDHCGFIQKLDLLSRELEVRFKGLLPEKQEQEQLEEVAMFVGEANDMSLVMIDDFASSANNAAAEIANEQNGISRGQDDDDGGIIGSAKKLIDNITNKVLNHRETTIAGDENDGESSSPLGKNGSFVSAKKVDVVICRKPDFSEKVPDDEERFIAQPSSDDKITSRSDAGNVLSSRKRKQEPRSFSGMLEWLIQAAKRPGDPSLGSIPECSKWSDGDGEFWAEALFVREALLIRRHASKAAAEVLLKDQQKKQRMLPSMYEDEVSNHQTTEKLRYSRRIPVIKSHSCSCCNSSAAPHSPREADVVRPSEVAATVVKEQPSNTNGHKPCDVPAERKVSVGPQYQAHVPQWTGIASDSDSKWLGTRMWPPEDGRNNSIVKLDPIGKGRQHQCNCSFPDSVECVRFHIAEKRLKLKQELGSLFYRWRFNLMGEEVSLSWTEDEEGIFRDNMKLYAAFSNKFWNNAWRFLPSKSRDKLVSYYFNVYLVQRRSYQNRVNREDVDSDDDEKVCGLIGGCFGHKALYIPRPSSVSCTLNTESTEFV, via the exons ATGGTTAAGTTGAGAGATGGCAGTGGTGGTGGTGGCAACTTTGATGATGGAAATGATATAAAAACATTTAGGTTTGCTTTTGATCTCAATTTTCAGATAGAGAAGTACCGTTTTGATTCGTGTAAGCAGAGGCTAAAGAGTTTGTTTGATCAAGTTGTTGTTGCTTTTTTGAGAGATAAGTCTGCTGGCAAATTTCATAGGCCTATTCCTGCATTCTGTGGTGATGGGCAGCAAGTCGATTTGTTTAAGCTCTTTTGGCTTGTGAGGAAATTCGGTGGATACGATGCCGTTTCAAGGAACAACTTGTGGGGTTTCATCTCGGAAGAATGTGGACTAGGATGTGGCGCGATTGCATCCCTTAAGTTGgtttatatgaattatttgaacGAGCTGGATCGATGGCTACAACAAGTGTTTAGCAAGAGAGTGTTGGAGGATGACCATTGTGGGTTTATCCAAAAATTGGATTTATTGTCTCGGGAGTTGGAAGTTCGGTTCAAAGGTTTGTTGCCGGAGAAGCAAGAGCAAGAGCAGCTAGAGGAAGTTGCTATGTTTGTTGGAGAGGCAAATGACATGTCTCTTGTCATGATTGATGATTTTGCTTCATCAGCGAATAATGCAGCAGCGGAGATCGCGAATGAACAAAATGGCATCTCTAGAGGacaagatgatgatgatggtggCATCATAGGATCAGCCAAGAAACTCATTGACAACATTACCAACAAAGTCCTAAATCATAGAGAAACTACTATTGCTGGCGATGAAAATGATGGTGAAAGTTCTTCGCCCCTTGGAAAGAATGGTTCTTTTGTATCTGCCAAAAAAGTTGACGTGGTGATTTGTAGAAAACCTGATTTTTCTGAAAAAGTTCCTGATGATGAAGAAAGATTCATAGCTCAACCGAGTAGCGATGATAAGATTACATCCAGAAGCGATGCTGGAAATGTGCTATCTTCTCGAAAGAGGAAGCAAGAACCTCGTTCCTTTTCAGGAATGCTGGAGTGGTTGATCCAGGCTGCAAAACGTCCAGGTGATCCTTCACTTGGGTCGATACCTGAATGTTCCAAGTGGAGTGACGGGGATGGAGAATTCTGGGCTGAAGCCCTGTTCGTTCGAGAAGCATTGCTGATAAGAAGGCATGCTAGTAAAGCTGCAGCTGAAGTCCTCCTGAAG GATCAGCAGAAAAAGCAAAGGATGCTTCCCTCGATGTACGAGGATGAAGTTAGCAACCACCAAACTACTGAAAAACTAAGATATAGCAGGAGGATACCTGTAATAAAATCGCACTCATGTTCGTGCTGCAATTCTTCTGCAGCCCCTCATAGTCCTCGAGAAGCAGATGTGGTTAGGCCATCTGAAGTAGCTGCTACAGTAGTTAAGGAGCAGCCTTCAAACACGAATGGTCACAAGCCCTGCGATGTGCCAGCTGAGAGGAAAGTCTCTGTTGGTCCTCAGTATCAAGCACATGTACCACAATGGACGGGTATCGCTTCCGATAGCGATTCCAAGTGGCTGGGCACAAGAATGTGGCCTCCAGAAGATGGTAGAAACAACTCCATTGTAAAACTCGATCCTATTGGAAAAGGAAGGCAGCATCAGTGCAATTGCTCGTTTCCAGATTCTGTTGAGTGTGTTAGGTTTCATATTGCGGAGAAGAGGTTAAAGCTAAAGCAAGAACTTGGCTCACTGTTCTATCGTTGGCGATTCAACCTCATGGGAGAGGAGGTTTCACTTTCTTGGACTGAAGATGAGGAGGGGATATTCAGGGACAATATGAAGCTGTATGCTGCTTTCTCGAACAAGTTCTGGAACAACGCTTGGAGGTTCTTGCCTTCCAAATCGAGGGACAAATTGGTTAGCTACTACTTCAACGTCTACCTTGTCCAGCGCAGAAGCTATCAGAACCGGGTTAATCGGGAAGATGTTGATAGTGATGATGACGAAAAAGTTTGTGGGTTGATTGGTGGGTGCTTTGGACATAAAGCACTTTATATACCTCGGCCTAGTTCCGTTTCGTGTACCCTCAACACAGAGTCGACAGAATTCGTGTAG
- the LOC130994829 gene encoding AT-rich interactive domain-containing protein 2-like isoform X2, which yields MNYLNELDRWLQQVFSKRVLEDDHCGFIQKLDLLSRELEVRFKGLLPEKQEQEQLEEVAMFVGEANDMSLVMIDDFASSANNAAAEIANEQNGISRGQDDDDGGIIGSAKKLIDNITNKVLNHRETTIAGDENDGESSSPLGKNGSFVSAKKVDVVICRKPDFSEKVPDDEERFIAQPSSDDKITSRSDAGNVLSSRKRKQEPRSFSGMLEWLIQAAKRPGDPSLGSIPECSKWSDGDGEFWAEALFVREALLIRRHASKAAAEVLLKDQQKKQRMLPSMYEDEVSNHQTTEKLRYSRRIPVIKSHSCSCCNSSAAPHSPREADVVRPSEVAATVVKEQPSNTNGHKPCDVPAERKVSVGPQYQAHVPQWTGIASDSDSKWLGTRMWPPEDGRNNSIVKLDPIGKGRQHQCNCSFPDSVECVRFHIAEKRLKLKQELGSLFYRWRFNLMGEEVSLSWTEDEEGIFRDNMKLYAAFSNKFWNNAWRFLPSKSRDKLVSYYFNVYLVQRRSYQNRVNREDVDSDDDEKVCGLIGGCFGHKALYIPRPSSVSCTLNTESTEFV from the exons atgaattatttgaacGAGCTGGATCGATGGCTACAACAAGTGTTTAGCAAGAGAGTGTTGGAGGATGACCATTGTGGGTTTATCCAAAAATTGGATTTATTGTCTCGGGAGTTGGAAGTTCGGTTCAAAGGTTTGTTGCCGGAGAAGCAAGAGCAAGAGCAGCTAGAGGAAGTTGCTATGTTTGTTGGAGAGGCAAATGACATGTCTCTTGTCATGATTGATGATTTTGCTTCATCAGCGAATAATGCAGCAGCGGAGATCGCGAATGAACAAAATGGCATCTCTAGAGGacaagatgatgatgatggtggCATCATAGGATCAGCCAAGAAACTCATTGACAACATTACCAACAAAGTCCTAAATCATAGAGAAACTACTATTGCTGGCGATGAAAATGATGGTGAAAGTTCTTCGCCCCTTGGAAAGAATGGTTCTTTTGTATCTGCCAAAAAAGTTGACGTGGTGATTTGTAGAAAACCTGATTTTTCTGAAAAAGTTCCTGATGATGAAGAAAGATTCATAGCTCAACCGAGTAGCGATGATAAGATTACATCCAGAAGCGATGCTGGAAATGTGCTATCTTCTCGAAAGAGGAAGCAAGAACCTCGTTCCTTTTCAGGAATGCTGGAGTGGTTGATCCAGGCTGCAAAACGTCCAGGTGATCCTTCACTTGGGTCGATACCTGAATGTTCCAAGTGGAGTGACGGGGATGGAGAATTCTGGGCTGAAGCCCTGTTCGTTCGAGAAGCATTGCTGATAAGAAGGCATGCTAGTAAAGCTGCAGCTGAAGTCCTCCTGAAG GATCAGCAGAAAAAGCAAAGGATGCTTCCCTCGATGTACGAGGATGAAGTTAGCAACCACCAAACTACTGAAAAACTAAGATATAGCAGGAGGATACCTGTAATAAAATCGCACTCATGTTCGTGCTGCAATTCTTCTGCAGCCCCTCATAGTCCTCGAGAAGCAGATGTGGTTAGGCCATCTGAAGTAGCTGCTACAGTAGTTAAGGAGCAGCCTTCAAACACGAATGGTCACAAGCCCTGCGATGTGCCAGCTGAGAGGAAAGTCTCTGTTGGTCCTCAGTATCAAGCACATGTACCACAATGGACGGGTATCGCTTCCGATAGCGATTCCAAGTGGCTGGGCACAAGAATGTGGCCTCCAGAAGATGGTAGAAACAACTCCATTGTAAAACTCGATCCTATTGGAAAAGGAAGGCAGCATCAGTGCAATTGCTCGTTTCCAGATTCTGTTGAGTGTGTTAGGTTTCATATTGCGGAGAAGAGGTTAAAGCTAAAGCAAGAACTTGGCTCACTGTTCTATCGTTGGCGATTCAACCTCATGGGAGAGGAGGTTTCACTTTCTTGGACTGAAGATGAGGAGGGGATATTCAGGGACAATATGAAGCTGTATGCTGCTTTCTCGAACAAGTTCTGGAACAACGCTTGGAGGTTCTTGCCTTCCAAATCGAGGGACAAATTGGTTAGCTACTACTTCAACGTCTACCTTGTCCAGCGCAGAAGCTATCAGAACCGGGTTAATCGGGAAGATGTTGATAGTGATGATGACGAAAAAGTTTGTGGGTTGATTGGTGGGTGCTTTGGACATAAAGCACTTTATATACCTCGGCCTAGTTCCGTTTCGTGTACCCTCAACACAGAGTCGACAGAATTCGTGTAG